The Aureibacter tunicatorum genome includes a window with the following:
- a CDS encoding alpha/beta hydrolase, with the protein MKYFLTLLLTISSFYSFSQSIVLEDLEHKSQILNSNVKYSVYLPEGYNSSKMKYPVVYLLHGYTGSNTNWVQKGAIKQTADRMIESGELSPCIIIMPDAGNCYYLNASNGKWSYQDMFINEFIPYIENEYSIRTEKSYRAIAGLSMGGFGATMISTNHSGLFGSSVALSGAFWTDEQLISLDQTTFNERFGDMLGDDLKGKKRITSNWKTSNPLHVFTNRNPNDLNQVRWYFDCGDDDFLYEGNSMMHIIMRKRGIEHEFIMRNGGHDWEYWRTGIVNGLKFINKSFMN; encoded by the coding sequence ATGAAATATTTTTTAACATTACTGCTTACAATTTCTTCTTTTTATTCATTTTCCCAAAGCATCGTTCTAGAAGATCTGGAACATAAGAGCCAGATACTCAATTCAAATGTAAAATATAGTGTTTATCTGCCTGAAGGTTATAATTCTTCAAAGATGAAATATCCAGTAGTCTATTTGTTACATGGCTACACTGGATCAAATACCAATTGGGTTCAAAAAGGAGCTATCAAACAGACCGCCGATAGAATGATAGAATCAGGAGAGTTAAGTCCTTGCATCATCATCATGCCAGACGCAGGGAATTGCTATTACCTAAATGCTTCAAATGGAAAATGGAGCTACCAAGACATGTTCATCAATGAGTTCATCCCCTACATTGAAAATGAATATAGCATAAGAACTGAAAAAAGCTACAGAGCAATCGCTGGTCTATCAATGGGAGGCTTTGGCGCAACGATGATTAGCACTAACCATTCTGGTTTATTCGGTTCTTCAGTCGCTCTAAGCGGAGCTTTTTGGACAGATGAGCAATTGATTTCATTGGATCAAACTACTTTCAATGAACGGTTCGGAGATATGCTTGGAGATGATCTAAAAGGTAAAAAAAGAATTACCTCCAACTGGAAAACAAGCAACCCTTTACATGTATTCACGAACAGAAACCCCAATGATTTGAATCAAGTAAGATGGTATTTTGATTGCGGAGATGATGATTTCCTATACGAAGGGAATTCAATGATGCATATCATTATGAGAAAAAGAGGAATCGAGCATGAATTTATCATGAGAAATGGTGGACATGATTGGGAATACTGGCGAACAGGAATCGTCAACGGTCTCAAGTTCATCAATAAGAGCTTTATGAACTAA
- a CDS encoding glutaminase translates to MNYQSVLDEIIHELAEFEDKGEVASYIPELAKVSPEKFGVYITGVEGQECYTGDYQERFSIQSISKVFALALAFKNMGESLWSRVGVEPSGDPFNSLVQLEHEKGIPRNPLINAGALVVCDVLISIFKNPKDELSAFVENLMGGPVNFNLKVFLSEKKHAYVNAALINLMKAFGNIKNDVEEVLDFYFYQCSMEMSCQELSKAFLLFANKGKIPLTNEQMIKEINSRRINAIMQTCGFYDEAGEFAYKVGLPGKSGVGGGIIAVNPGIYSVAVWSPKLNANGNSAKGMKFLEMLSAKTGSSIF, encoded by the coding sequence ATCAATTATCAATCGGTATTGGATGAAATTATACACGAACTGGCTGAGTTTGAAGACAAAGGAGAGGTCGCTAGTTATATTCCAGAATTAGCGAAAGTGTCTCCTGAAAAATTCGGCGTTTACATCACTGGAGTAGAAGGACAGGAGTGCTATACAGGTGATTATCAAGAACGTTTTTCAATTCAGAGTATTTCAAAAGTTTTCGCATTGGCTTTGGCATTCAAGAATATGGGTGAAAGTCTCTGGAGTAGAGTAGGTGTTGAACCCTCAGGAGATCCGTTTAATTCATTGGTGCAGTTAGAGCATGAAAAGGGTATCCCGAGAAATCCATTGATTAATGCGGGGGCTCTGGTAGTATGCGATGTTCTAATCAGTATTTTCAAAAATCCTAAAGATGAATTATCTGCTTTTGTCGAAAATTTGATGGGAGGGCCTGTTAATTTTAATCTTAAGGTATTCCTATCCGAAAAAAAACACGCTTATGTGAATGCAGCGCTTATTAACTTGATGAAAGCCTTTGGAAATATAAAAAATGATGTAGAAGAAGTATTAGACTTTTATTTCTATCAATGCTCTATGGAAATGTCATGCCAAGAGTTGTCCAAGGCATTTTTATTGTTCGCCAATAAAGGGAAGATTCCTTTGACAAACGAGCAGATGATTAAAGAAATCAATTCTCGGAGAATAAATGCTATCATGCAAACTTGCGGTTTTTATGACGAAGCAGGTGAATTCGCTTACAAAGTTGGATTGCCCGGCAAGAGTGGAGTTGGCGGAGGTATAATTGCAGTGAATCCCGGTATTTATTCTGTGGCTGTTTGGAGTCCGAAGTTGAATGCAAATGGCAATTCAGCTAAAGGGATGAAATTTTTGGAAATGCTTAGCGCAAAGACGGGCTCTTCAATATTTTAA
- a CDS encoding aldo/keto reductase: MEYCNLGKTNLNVSKICLGTMTFGEQNTLEDGFEQMDYAQEQGINFFDTAELYAVPPKPETQGKTEEIIGEYFSQRNCRDKIILATKVTGPTVDWIRDGKPYDKKAILSAVEGSLKRLKTDYIDLYQLHWPTRHVYQFTNFFKEQVNFDTNQVSDHILEVIQTMEELIAQGKIRHYGLSNETAWGTMKYLQIAEKNNLKSPVSIQNEYSLLCRKFEPDLSEVCAAESVDLLAWSPLATGLLSGKYKNGKYPKGSRLDISQGARWRQTDNCESAIIAYEKVAEKHNLNFAQMSIAFTLQRPFKTVSIIGATTMDQLKSNIDAINLKLSDDVMNDLSEVRKKYPIVF, encoded by the coding sequence ATGGAATATTGCAATCTTGGGAAAACCAATTTGAACGTATCCAAAATTTGCTTGGGCACAATGACATTCGGAGAGCAAAATACGCTTGAAGATGGGTTTGAGCAAATGGATTACGCTCAAGAGCAAGGTATCAATTTTTTTGACACAGCAGAATTATACGCTGTGCCTCCCAAACCAGAAACTCAAGGAAAAACAGAGGAAATCATTGGCGAATACTTCAGCCAAAGAAATTGTCGCGATAAGATTATTCTAGCGACAAAAGTTACAGGACCAACAGTAGACTGGATTAGAGATGGAAAACCATATGACAAAAAAGCCATTCTATCGGCTGTTGAAGGTTCATTAAAACGTCTTAAAACAGATTACATTGACTTGTATCAACTACACTGGCCAACACGACATGTATACCAGTTTACGAACTTTTTCAAGGAACAAGTTAACTTTGATACTAATCAAGTAAGCGATCATATTCTGGAAGTTATTCAGACGATGGAAGAGCTTATAGCTCAAGGAAAAATTAGACATTACGGACTCTCCAACGAAACTGCATGGGGAACCATGAAGTATCTTCAAATTGCTGAGAAAAACAATCTAAAAAGCCCTGTTTCTATTCAAAATGAATATTCACTGCTTTGCAGAAAATTCGAACCGGATTTGTCGGAAGTTTGCGCGGCTGAAAGTGTCGACTTGCTTGCTTGGTCGCCATTGGCCACTGGCTTGCTTAGTGGAAAATACAAAAACGGAAAATATCCTAAAGGCTCAAGACTGGACATTAGTCAAGGCGCTCGATGGAGGCAAACAGATAATTGTGAAAGCGCTATTATAGCCTATGAAAAAGTAGCTGAAAAACACAATTTGAACTTTGCCCAAATGTCGATAGCGTTCACGCTTCAAAGGCCTTTCAAAACAGTTTCAATTATAGGCGCCACAACGATGGATCAATTAAAAAGCAATATTGACGCTATCAATTTAAAGTTGTCTGATGATGTGATGAACGACCTTTCCGAAGTCAGAAAAAAATATCCTATAGTATTTTAA
- a CDS encoding pyridoxamine 5'-phosphate oxidase family protein, with product MESKEQAHIVKRGKHKSTHDWNEISKILDDNFIGHFVSMRGDIPVVLPRAYGRIGKTIYTHGAQKNGLMNANIKDNYASMTVTSLDGLILSKSAYHHSINYRSAVIFGSTRDVENDDEKIQGLKAISDHMLKQRWEDSRFPNENELKATKVMAIDIEYFVAKINDKTDPGDNKEDLDLAIWAGIIPTSTHYGNPQRAEYCSPEINLPEYMSELFEMQNT from the coding sequence ATGGAAAGTAAAGAACAAGCGCATATAGTAAAAAGAGGAAAGCATAAATCCACTCACGACTGGAATGAAATTTCCAAAATTCTAGACGACAACTTCATTGGCCACTTTGTAAGCATGCGAGGCGATATCCCTGTCGTATTGCCAAGAGCCTATGGAAGAATAGGCAAAACCATCTATACCCATGGCGCTCAAAAAAACGGACTTATGAACGCAAATATAAAGGACAATTATGCCTCAATGACTGTCACATCATTGGATGGACTGATATTGTCAAAATCCGCCTATCATCATTCCATTAATTATCGATCGGCGGTGATTTTTGGATCGACTAGAGATGTGGAAAACGATGATGAAAAAATTCAAGGCCTCAAAGCAATTTCAGACCATATGCTTAAGCAACGATGGGAAGACTCCAGATTTCCCAATGAAAATGAATTAAAGGCTACTAAAGTCATGGCCATTGATATTGAATACTTCGTTGCCAAGATAAATGATAAAACCGACCCGGGAGATAATAAAGAGGATTTGGATTTAGCGATTTGGGCTGGTATTATTCCGACTTCCACTCATTACGGTAATCCTCAAAGAGCTGAATACTGCTCTCCGGAAATCAACTTGCCGGAATATATGTCAGAACTATTTGAAATGCAAAATACTTGA